A single window of Narcine bancroftii isolate sNarBan1 chromosome 1, sNarBan1.hap1, whole genome shotgun sequence DNA harbors:
- the LOC138743493 gene encoding leucine-rich repeat-containing protein 10B: protein MKMGSAFQKVTSVLSCSSDDELSCVSADMNEIMADRMLDVCYKKIKRLPVPICSFTYVEKLYISNNKLRELPDEFEQLVNLKILALDFNKFEDVPKVVCNMQNLTRLYLGSNRLMTIPPEFRNLENLRCLWIDGNYFRKFPKQLINMPNLKSLQMGDNKLKTLPEDLVRFINLRGFWIYGNRFEDFPKVLLKMEFLEILDLDKNKITEFPDMEHLSKLKLFSYDHNPAKCPPNVADGVTLVGEGAAELLAARAQENEDNEENQGPMNNILKNGSTGLETEGSFSALECSQEET from the coding sequence ATGAAAATGGGGAGTGCGTTTCAGAAGGTTACTTCTGTCTTATCTTGCAGCTCTGATGATGAACTGAGTTGCGTTTCGGCTGACATGAATGAAATAATGGCCGACAGGATGTTAGATGtctgctacaagaaaataaagcgACTCCCAGTTCCAATATGCTCCTTTACCTATGTGGAGAAGCTGTACATCAGCAACAACAAGCTGAGAGAACTTCCTGATGAATTTGAACAGCTAGTCAACTTAAAGATCTTAGCACTGGATTTTAACAAATTTGAAGATGTGCCTAAAGTTGTGTGTAATATGCAGAACCTGACCCGGCTCTACCTTGGTAGCAATAGATTAATGACAATTCCTCCAGAGTTTAGGAATCTAGAAAACCTCAGGTGTCTCTGGATTGATGGCAACTATTTCAGAAAATTTCCAAAACAGTTAATTAATATGCCCAACCTGAAATCACTGCAAATGGGGGACAACAAACTAAAGACTTTACCAGAGGATCTAGTTAGATTCATCAATTTACGTGGATTTTGGATATATGGCAACAGATTTGAAGACTTCCCAAAGGTGTTACTGAAAATGGAATTTCTAGAAATCCTTGATCTGGACAAAAACAAAATTACAGAGTTCCCTGATATGGAGCACCTTTCAAAACTCAAACTGTTTTCCTATGACCATAATCCTGCCAAATGCCCACCAAATGTGGCAGATGGTGTGACTTTGGTGGGTGAAGGGGCAGCAGAATTACTGGCTGCTAGAGCTCAGGAAAATGAAGACAATGAGGAAAATCAGGGGCCAATGAATAACATCCTCAAAAATGGCTCCACTGGACTGGAAACAGAGGGCAGCTTCTCAGCACTGGAATGTTCACAAGAGGAGACATGA